Proteins co-encoded in one Oncorhynchus kisutch isolate 150728-3 linkage group LG1, Okis_V2, whole genome shotgun sequence genomic window:
- the mfap2 gene encoding microfibrillar-associated protein 2, with translation MRVLLLLSMPVLLLAQPPLYQEPFPFLEDYGPDYFPDNPDTDVQQQILSQVPQTFPGPERPGLSEQETEPTEPGPLDCREEQYPCTRLYSVHKPCKQCLNSLCFYSLRRVYVVNKEVCVRTVCAHEELLRADMCRDQFSRCGVAAVSGQCGSLGSSCGKSCGGC, from the exons ATGAGAGTCCTCCTACTGCTCTCCATGCCAG TCCTCCTGCTAGCTCAGCCCCCCCTCTACCAAGAACCATTTCCTTTCCTGG AGGACTATGGCCCTGATTATTTCCCAG ATAATCCTGACACGGATGTCCAGCAGCAGATTCTGTCACAGGTTCCCCAAACGTTCCCTGGTCCCGAACGTCCTGGTCTTTCTG agcaagagacagagccCACAGAACCTGGCCCCCTAG ATTGTCGAGAGGAGCAGTACCCCTGCACCAGACTCTACTCTGTTCACAAACCATGCAAACAGTGTCTGAATAGCCTCTGCTTCTACAG CTTGCGAAGGGTGTATGTGGTCAACAAGGAGGTGTGTGTCAGGACCGTGTGTGCGCATGAAGAGCTGCTAAGAG ctgacATGTGCCGTGACCAGTTCTCTCGTTGTGGTGTAGCGGCGGTGAGTGGCCAGTGTGGGTCACTGGGGAGCAGCTGTGGGAAGAGCTGTGGAGGCTGTTGA
- the LOC109896096 gene encoding succinate dehydrogenase [ubiquinone] iron-sulfur subunit, mitochondrial, translating to MQREVRVTLLKMSVVCLSSLGRCSAVAFRSSAGMVAVRYAQTAAATAPQPRIKKFQVYRWDPDTVGDKPRMQTFDIDLNTCGPMVLDALIKIKNEMDGTLTFRRSCREGICGSCAMNINGGNTLACLNKIDTNTSKATKIYPLPHMYVVKDLVPDMSNFYAQYKSIEPYLKKKDETNEGKEQYHQTVEDRQKLDGLYECILCACCSTSCPSYWWNGDKYLGPAVLMQAYRWMIDSRDEFTEERLSKLQDPFSLYRCHTIMNCTKTCPKGLNPGKAIAEIKKMMATYKEKKSASA from the exons ATGCAGCGAGAGGTCAGAGTAACGTTGCTCAAGATGTCGGTCGTTTGTCTCTCGTCCTTGGGTCGCTGTAGCGCCGTGGCATTCCGATCTTCCGCCGGAATGGTG GCGGTTCGGTATGCCCAGACAGCAGCGGCCACAGCCCCACAGCCTAGAATCAAGAAGTTCCAGGTGTACCGCTGGGACCCAGACACAGTTGGTGACAAGCCCCGCATGCAGACCTTTGACATTGACCTCAACAC CTGTGGCCCCATGGTATTAGACGCCCTCATCAAGATCAAGAACGAGATGGACGGCACTCTGACTTTCCGTCGCTCCTGCAGAGAGG GTATCTGTGGATCCTGTGCAATGAACATCAATGGAGGCAACACACTGGCCTGCCTCAACAAGATTGACACCAACACCAGCAAGGCTACCAAGATCTACCCTCTGCCACACATGTACGTGGTCAAGGACCTGGTGCCT GATATGAGTAATTTCTATGCTCAGTACAAGTCGATCGAGCCCTACCTGAAGAAGAAAGATGAGACAAATGAGGGAAAGGAACAATACCATCAGACTGTGGAGGACAGACAAAAACTG GATGGGCTGTATGAATGTATCCTGTGTGCGTGCTGCAGCACCAGCTGTCCCAGCTACTGGTGGAATGGAGACAAGTACTTGGGACCTGCTGTCCTCATGCAG GCCTATCGTTGGATGATCGACTCACGAGACGAGTTCACAGAGGAGCGTCTTTCCAAACTGCAggatcctttctctctctaccgctgTCACACCATCATGAACTGCACTAAGACCTGCCCCAAG GGCCTTAACCCAGGGAAGGCGATTGCAGAGATTAAGAAGATGATGGCCACTTACAAGGAGAAGAAATCAGCTTCTgcttga